One segment of Nostoc piscinale CENA21 DNA contains the following:
- a CDS encoding DHA2 family efflux MFS transporter permease subunit, with amino-acid sequence MANVSAVAPEPIPLRTWIGVLASMLGAFMAVLDIQITNASLQEIQASLGATLEEGSWISTAYLVAEIVVIPLTGWLSRVFSLRLYLLVNTVLFIFFSICCAWAWDLNSMIVFRAFQGFTGGVLIPSALTVVLTTLPPAKQSIGLAAFAITAVFAPSIGPTLGGWLTENYSWEYSFYINVFPGALMLAGVWYGIKQVPPQIQLLKQGDWWGIISMAIGLGSLQVVLEEGSRKDWFGSPLIVRLSIIAAIFLTLFFFIELTRKQPFINLRLLRYRNFGLASVVNVSLGIGLYGSIYILPLYLAQIQQYNALQIGEVLIWAGIPQLFIIPFIPKVMQRIDVRFMVALGVTLFAISAFMNAGLTNQTGLDQLRWSQLVRAMGQPLIMVPLTSIATAGLNPKDAGSASGLFNMMRNMGGSLGIAVLATLLTNREQFHSNRLGDAVSLYNPETQQRIDQMTQYFISRGADLATAQNQAIASISNVVRREAFVMAFNDCFYFIGLALLLSGIAILFIKKVKATGGAVAH; translated from the coding sequence ATGGCTAATGTTTCGGCTGTAGCACCAGAACCTATACCTCTAAGAACATGGATTGGTGTATTAGCCAGTATGCTTGGTGCCTTTATGGCAGTTTTAGATATCCAAATAACTAACGCTTCATTACAAGAAATTCAAGCATCTTTAGGTGCAACTTTAGAAGAAGGTTCTTGGATTTCTACCGCTTATCTTGTGGCAGAAATCGTGGTCATTCCCTTAACCGGATGGCTATCACGGGTTTTTTCACTCAGACTTTATTTATTAGTTAATACCGTATTATTTATATTTTTTTCTATTTGTTGTGCTTGGGCATGGGATTTAAATTCCATGATAGTTTTTCGGGCTTTTCAAGGCTTTACAGGAGGAGTTTTAATTCCTTCAGCTTTGACAGTTGTGTTAACAACTTTGCCACCAGCAAAACAATCAATAGGACTTGCAGCTTTTGCCATTACAGCAGTTTTTGCACCATCAATTGGCCCGACTTTAGGCGGTTGGTTAACAGAAAATTATAGTTGGGAATATAGTTTTTATATTAATGTGTTTCCTGGTGCATTAATGTTGGCTGGTGTTTGGTATGGAATTAAACAAGTTCCGCCTCAAATTCAGTTATTAAAACAAGGCGATTGGTGGGGAATTATTTCAATGGCTATTGGCTTAGGTTCCCTACAAGTTGTGTTAGAAGAAGGTAGCCGGAAAGATTGGTTTGGTTCGCCATTAATTGTACGCTTGAGTATTATTGCCGCAATTTTTCTGACTTTATTTTTCTTTATTGAATTAACTCGTAAGCAACCATTCATTAATTTACGGTTATTACGTTATCGTAACTTTGGGTTAGCCAGTGTTGTGAATGTATCCCTGGGGATAGGATTATATGGTTCGATTTATATTTTGCCTTTGTACCTCGCGCAAATTCAACAATATAATGCACTACAAATTGGCGAAGTACTAATTTGGGCGGGAATTCCACAGTTATTTATTATTCCTTTTATTCCAAAAGTTATGCAACGCATTGATGTGCGGTTTATGGTGGCGTTAGGAGTAACTTTGTTTGCCATCAGTGCATTTATGAATGCGGGATTAACCAATCAAACAGGGTTAGATCAATTGCGGTGGTCACAACTGGTAAGGGCGATGGGACAACCATTAATTATGGTTCCGCTAACCTCTATTGCAACTGCTGGTTTGAATCCTAAAGATGCAGGTTCAGCCAGTGGTTTATTTAATATGATGCGGAATATGGGTGGTTCTCTCGGAATTGCTGTGTTAGCAACTTTATTAACTAATAGAGAGCAATTTCACTCGAATAGATTAGGCGATGCTGTATCTTTATATAACCCAGAAACCCAACAGCGAATTGACCAAATGACACAATATTTTATCAGTCGCGGTGCAGATTTGGCTACAGCGCAAAATCAGGCGATCGCATCTATTTCAAATGTTGTCCGCCGCGAAGCATTTGTTATGGCTTTTAATGATTGTTTTTACTTTATTGGTCTAGCGTTATTACTTAGTGGGATTGCGATTTTATTCATTAAAAAAGTCAAAGCAACTGGTGGTGCAGTTGCCCATTAG
- a CDS encoding MFS transporter: MTKFKQLQLPAFRSKNYRLFFAGQGISLIGTWMTQLATVWLVYDLTNSPLMLGVVGFASQIPSFFLAPFGGVFVDRFSRYRTLIGTQIMAMIQSLALAGLTLTGVIQVWHIIALSLLQGFINALDAPARQAFVPELVERREDLANAIAINSTMINGARLIGPAVGGLLIARVGVAYCFLIDGLSYIAVIAGLIAMTVKPWKIPVIQGNPIQRVKEGFIYAFSFPPIRAILLLSALVSLMGLQNTILVPVFAETILKGGAETLGFLMAASGVGALSGGIYLATRKTILGIGKLIAIAPAILGCGLIAFAISRFLPLSLFTMLFVGLGTILQIAASNTFLQTIVEEDKRGRLMSLYTMSFLGMIPIGNLIGGGIADIIGAPNTLIIDGIACIIGSIFFSRQLPALRQMVIPIYEQKGILARK; encoded by the coding sequence ATGACCAAATTTAAACAGTTGCAACTACCTGCCTTCAGGTCAAAAAACTATCGTTTGTTTTTTGCTGGACAAGGAATTTCTCTAATTGGGACATGGATGACTCAACTGGCTACCGTTTGGCTAGTGTATGACTTAACCAACTCACCATTAATGCTAGGAGTGGTTGGATTTGCTAGTCAAATTCCCAGTTTTTTTCTCGCTCCCTTTGGTGGCGTGTTTGTAGATCGCTTTTCGCGGTATCGTACTTTAATTGGTACGCAAATTATGGCAATGATCCAGTCTTTAGCGTTAGCTGGGCTAACACTAACAGGCGTGATTCAAGTTTGGCATATCATTGCTTTGAGTTTATTACAAGGATTTATTAACGCTTTAGATGCGCCAGCCAGACAAGCATTTGTACCCGAATTAGTAGAACGCAGAGAAGATTTAGCCAATGCGATCGCCATCAACTCAACTATGATTAATGGAGCGCGACTCATTGGCCCCGCAGTAGGAGGATTATTAATTGCCAGAGTTGGTGTTGCTTACTGTTTTTTAATCGATGGTTTGAGTTACATTGCTGTCATTGCAGGCTTAATAGCGATGACAGTTAAGCCTTGGAAAATTCCGGTTATTCAAGGTAATCCTATACAAAGAGTAAAAGAAGGATTTATTTATGCCTTCAGCTTTCCTCCGATTCGAGCAATTTTATTACTATCAGCTTTAGTTAGTTTAATGGGGTTACAGAATACAATTCTGGTGCCAGTTTTTGCAGAAACAATCTTAAAAGGTGGTGCTGAAACTTTAGGCTTTTTAATGGCAGCATCAGGCGTGGGAGCATTATCAGGGGGAATATATCTAGCTACGCGAAAAACTATTTTAGGAATTGGGAAATTAATTGCGATCGCACCAGCAATCTTAGGATGTGGTTTAATTGCCTTTGCTATTTCTCGATTTTTACCACTGTCTTTATTCACAATGCTTTTTGTAGGTTTAGGAACAATTTTACAGATTGCTGCAAGCAATACATTTTTGCAAACCATCGTTGAAGAAGATAAACGTGGCAGATTGATGAGTCTATATACAATGTCATTTTTAGGCATGATACCTATCGGTAATTTAATTGGCGGTGGAATTGCAGATATAATTGGCGCTCCTAATACATTAATTATTGATGGTATAGCTTGTATTATTGGGTCAATATTTTTTAGTAGACAACTTCCCGCTTTACGACAAATGGTAATACCGATTTATGAACAGAAAGGTATTTTAGCTAGGAAGTAG
- a CDS encoding HlyD family secretion protein, which yields MTATTLNGRNKEKTSVDETEIITDTETLDAAIATPEAPETDVHPQPEAEKKEKPRSKKRLPLILAGLGVGAITAGTFGYNYWQYASSHEETDNATVSGHVHQVSSKIPGTVAQVLVNDNQEVQPGQLLVKLDPRDYQSKVQQAAAALANARSQAEAAAANIALTAETTNAKTTQAQGDVSGALSAISTAQAAVKEAQAGIPAAQADVELAQAGIPAAQAQVAQANANLQKAETDYNRYNSLYKEGAIARQQLDAAKAAYDVALAQKNAAVQGVEQAQARLASAKVGVAQAQSRLAQAQEGVTSAQAKLAASRGGLQQATAGTQDTSVKRSQYEAAKAAIAQAEASLKDAQLQLSYTNITAPSAGRVGKKTVEVGNRIQAGSPLMAIVDNENWVVANFKETQLERMRPGQPVEVKLDAFPHHTFSGKVDSISPASGAQFALLPPDNATGNFTKVVQRIPVKIVLDQKSIQGYDSRITPGMSAEVSVEVK from the coding sequence ATGACAGCAACCACTTTAAACGGACGCAACAAAGAGAAAACATCTGTTGATGAAACAGAAATAATTACCGATACCGAGACTTTAGACGCTGCGATCGCCACACCAGAAGCACCGGAAACGGATGTCCACCCACAGCCAGAGGCAGAGAAAAAAGAAAAACCCCGTAGTAAAAAGCGATTGCCTTTAATTCTGGCAGGGTTGGGTGTAGGTGCGATCACCGCAGGTACATTTGGTTATAACTACTGGCAGTATGCTTCCTCTCACGAAGAAACAGACAACGCCACTGTTAGCGGACACGTTCACCAAGTTAGCAGCAAAATTCCTGGAACCGTTGCCCAAGTTTTAGTGAACGATAACCAAGAAGTGCAACCGGGACAGTTATTAGTTAAACTTGACCCCCGCGACTATCAAAGTAAAGTGCAGCAAGCCGCCGCAGCTTTAGCCAACGCCCGCAGTCAAGCCGAAGCCGCCGCCGCCAATATTGCCTTAACTGCGGAAACCACCAATGCCAAGACAACCCAAGCCCAAGGTGATGTGAGTGGTGCTTTATCTGCCATTTCCACAGCCCAAGCAGCAGTAAAAGAAGCCCAAGCCGGGATTCCCGCTGCCCAAGCCGATGTGGAATTAGCCCAAGCCGGGATTCCCGCCGCCCAAGCTCAGGTAGCCCAAGCCAACGCCAACTTGCAAAAAGCGGAAACAGATTACAACCGTTACAACAGCTTATATAAAGAAGGTGCGATCGCTCGTCAACAGTTGGATGCAGCCAAAGCCGCCTATGATGTGGCTTTAGCGCAGAAAAATGCCGCTGTCCAAGGAGTTGAACAAGCCCAAGCCAGATTAGCCTCCGCCAAAGTTGGGGTAGCTCAAGCCCAGTCTCGACTCGCCCAAGCCCAAGAAGGTGTCACCAGCGCCCAAGCAAAACTAGCAGCATCGAGAGGCGGATTGCAACAAGCGACAGCTGGAACTCAAGATACTAGCGTCAAACGTAGCCAGTACGAAGCTGCCAAAGCTGCGATCGCCCAGGCTGAAGCATCATTAAAAGATGCCCAATTGCAGTTATCCTACACCAACATTACTGCCCCTAGTGCCGGACGAGTTGGTAAAAAAACAGTGGAAGTTGGCAATAGAATCCAAGCCGGATCACCATTAATGGCAATTGTCGATAACGAAAACTGGGTAGTAGCCAACTTTAAAGAAACCCAATTAGAAAGAATGCGCCCAGGACAACCAGTAGAAGTCAAACTTGATGCGTTTCCTCACCACACCTTTAGCGGCAAAGTTGACAGCATTTCCCCTGCTTCTGGCGCTCAATTTGCCTTATTACCACCAGACAACGCTACAGGTAACTTTACCAAAGTAGTGCAACGTATTCCTGTGAAGATAGTTTTAGACCAAAAGAGTATCCAAGGTTACGACTCACGGATTACACCAGGGATGTCTGCGGAAGTTAGTGTTGAAGTTAAATGA
- a CDS encoding Uma2 family endonuclease, giving the protein MTSLSALTLPDHTQLPESDGTFVKNWQEHPQSVLLTDSISPVIEALHPDGHYCIGQDLGIYWRLTDPPEKGATAPDWFYVPNVPATLNGLTRRSYVLWKEYVAPLIVIEFVSGDGREERDRTPPSQGEGGSVGKFWIYEQAIRVPYYAIYEVTKALVEVYHLVDNAYQLMQPNERGHYPITPMGVELGIWQGFYPNAELPWLRWWDAEGNLLLTGDERTKVERQKRKRIVEKLRNLSPEQLNALGIDPEMLD; this is encoded by the coding sequence ATGACTTCCCTATCGGCGTTAACTTTACCTGACCACACTCAATTACCAGAGTCAGACGGAACGTTTGTGAAGAACTGGCAAGAACATCCTCAAAGTGTATTACTGACTGACTCGATAAGTCCTGTTATCGAAGCATTACATCCCGATGGTCATTATTGTATCGGTCAAGATTTAGGTATTTACTGGCGACTAACTGACCCGCCAGAAAAAGGCGCAACAGCACCAGATTGGTTTTATGTGCCGAATGTACCCGCAACTCTCAACGGTTTAACGCGGCGTTCTTATGTCTTATGGAAGGAGTACGTTGCACCGTTAATTGTGATTGAATTTGTCTCTGGTGATGGTCGAGAAGAACGGGATAGAACGCCACCATCTCAGGGTGAAGGCGGAAGTGTAGGCAAGTTTTGGATTTACGAACAGGCAATTCGTGTGCCTTACTATGCCATTTATGAAGTAACTAAAGCCCTGGTAGAAGTTTATCACTTAGTTGATAATGCCTATCAACTTATGCAGCCAAATGAACGCGGACATTACCCAATTACACCAATGGGTGTGGAGTTAGGAATCTGGCAAGGATTTTACCCAAATGCAGAATTACCTTGGTTGCGGTGGTGGGATGCAGAGGGGAATTTATTGTTAACTGGTGATGAACGAACGAAAGTGGAACGCCAAAAACGCAAGAGAATTGTTGAGAAGTTACGTAATCTTTCTCCTGAACAACTCAATGCTTTAGGAATTGACCCAGAAATGTTAGATTAA